One window of the Anaeromyxobacter dehalogenans 2CP-C genome contains the following:
- a CDS encoding LysR family transcriptional regulator, whose protein sequence is MEARMDLRGLGAFVEVVRQGGFTRAAAALHVTQPAVSKAVRALEDEIGVPLLERGARRTVPTEAGRAVLARAEGVLAAVRAIEDEVADLGALRRGRARVGLPPMVSGAFFPPVLAAYRQRYPGIRLELREEGAREVEALVASGALDVGVTVLPTDEARFEALPFVHDVLAAVLHPRSPLARRPRLALADLAATPFLLYRPDFALRGRILDACRAAGFSPQVASETGQWDFMAAMAAADVGVALLPRTICRRLDPAQVAVVPLAEPAIGWNLGLVWRREGTLSAAARAFVETAREVLLPGRRPAYPAARSRPRTRK, encoded by the coding sequence ATGGAGGCGCGGATGGACCTGCGCGGGCTGGGCGCGTTCGTGGAGGTGGTGCGGCAGGGCGGCTTCACCCGGGCGGCGGCCGCGCTGCACGTGACGCAGCCGGCGGTGAGCAAGGCGGTGCGGGCGCTCGAGGACGAGATCGGCGTGCCGCTGCTCGAGCGCGGGGCGCGCCGGACCGTGCCCACCGAGGCGGGCCGGGCGGTGCTGGCGCGGGCCGAGGGCGTGCTCGCGGCGGTGCGGGCCATCGAGGACGAGGTGGCCGACCTGGGCGCGCTGCGCCGCGGCCGCGCCCGCGTCGGCCTGCCGCCCATGGTGAGCGGCGCGTTCTTCCCGCCGGTGCTGGCCGCGTACCGGCAGCGCTACCCGGGCATCCGGCTCGAGCTGCGCGAGGAGGGGGCGCGCGAGGTGGAGGCGCTGGTCGCGTCCGGCGCGCTCGACGTGGGCGTGACGGTGCTCCCCACCGACGAGGCGCGCTTCGAGGCGCTCCCGTTCGTGCACGACGTGCTCGCGGCGGTGCTCCACCCGCGGAGCCCGCTGGCGCGGCGCCCCCGGCTCGCGCTCGCCGACCTCGCCGCCACCCCGTTCCTGCTCTACCGGCCGGACTTCGCGCTGCGCGGCCGCATCCTCGACGCCTGCCGCGCGGCCGGGTTCTCGCCGCAGGTGGCGAGCGAGACCGGCCAGTGGGACTTCATGGCGGCCATGGCCGCGGCCGACGTGGGCGTGGCGCTCCTCCCCCGCACCATCTGCCGGCGGCTCGACCCGGCGCAGGTGGCGGTGGTGCCGCTCGCCGAGCCGGCCATCGGCTGGAACCTGGGCCTCGTCTGGCGGCGCGAGGGGACGCTCTCCGCCGCGGCGCGCGCGTTCGTCGAGACCGCGCGCGAGGTGCTGCTGCCCGGCCGGCGCCCGGCCTACCCGGCGGCGCGCTCCAGGCCGCGCACCAGGAAGTAG
- the metH gene encoding methionine synthase — MTFREALERRPLVFDGAMGTQIQRHQLTAAEFGGKEGANDLLTLTRPDLIEEIHARYFAVGCDVVETNTFGSSRLKLDEYGLGHRTYEVNCRAAILARRAAERFSTPDHPRFVAGSIGPTGMLPSSSDPALGNITSDALERIFFEQAKGLVEGGVDALIIETQQDMLELRAAVLACDAVRREALRDVFVIAQPTLIDANGRMLLGTDVGSAVATLERLPVDAVGLNCSTGPDEMRASVKALAERCSHWVSVLPNAGMPENEDGRAVYKLSPDDLARALAGFVAEYGVDIVGGCCGTTPEHLRKVVEALRGLSAPRRRRPAPAAELSSAMKAVPLAMEPRPLVVGERLNSQGSRKVKELLLADDYAGLVQIARGQVEAGAHVLDVCVALNERDDEAAQMRTLAKLLAQSVDAPLMIDSTEPDVIEGALKVYPGRCIVNSVNLEKSGERVRRVLPLVRRYGAAVVAMTIDEKGMAQTAERKAEVARRIVAVAKDHGIPPDSLVFDALTFTLATGGEEYRRSAVETLEGIRRIKAENPGVLTTLGVSNVSFGLAKSAREVVNSVFLYHAVQAGLDLAIVNPKDILPYPAIDAAERALAEDLVFDRRPDALARLIAHFGAKGAPEKAAVDPLAGAAGKGAEERIHLQILHRRPEGIEALIDEALTRRSAVDVLNQVLLPAMKDVGDRFGAGELILPFVLQSAEVMKKAVAHLEQFLEKKAGATKGNVVLATVYGDVHDIGKNLVKTILSNNGFTVHDLGKQVPVTTVLDKALQVNADAIGLSALLVSTSKQMPFCVEELHRRNLSFPVIIGGAAINRRFGYRTHFAQDGTPYAGGVFYAKDAFEGLEVVEALVDPARREALKREVLQKAVAEKERPADKPMAPAPARRTGAVAPAARIPTPPFWGPRVVPSGSVALADVWPHLDLAELFKLQWGVKAKGAEYERLVREEFGPKLEELKAEAQAQGWLVPKVVYGYFPCHAEGNDLVVLDPTHRKAEVARLALPRQPDDRNLCLADYFREERGADVCALQVVTVGDQATHLAEQAQERGDYTRALFLHGLAVETAEALAEYWHRQVRAELGLADGQGKRYSPGYPSWPELSDQRQVWKLLDPVRTIGVSLTDACQMVPEQSTSAIVLHHPDAIYFLVRGLERAAG, encoded by the coding sequence GTGACCTTCCGCGAAGCCCTCGAACGCCGCCCGCTCGTGTTCGACGGCGCAATGGGCACCCAGATCCAGCGCCACCAGCTCACCGCCGCGGAGTTCGGCGGGAAGGAGGGCGCGAACGACCTGCTCACGCTCACCCGCCCGGACCTCATCGAGGAGATCCACGCGCGCTACTTCGCGGTGGGCTGCGACGTGGTGGAGACGAACACGTTCGGCTCCTCGCGGCTGAAGCTCGACGAGTACGGCCTCGGCCACCGCACCTACGAGGTGAACTGCCGGGCGGCCATCCTGGCCCGCCGCGCCGCCGAGCGCTTCTCGACCCCGGACCACCCGCGCTTCGTGGCCGGCTCCATCGGCCCCACCGGCATGCTGCCGTCGTCCTCCGACCCGGCGCTCGGCAACATCACCTCCGACGCGCTGGAGCGGATCTTCTTCGAGCAGGCGAAGGGGCTGGTGGAGGGCGGGGTGGACGCCCTCATCATCGAGACGCAGCAGGACATGCTGGAGCTCCGCGCCGCGGTGCTGGCCTGCGACGCGGTCCGGCGCGAGGCGCTGCGCGACGTGTTCGTCATCGCCCAGCCGACGCTCATCGACGCGAACGGGCGCATGCTGCTCGGCACCGACGTCGGCAGCGCGGTCGCCACGCTGGAGCGGCTGCCGGTGGACGCGGTCGGCCTCAACTGCTCCACCGGGCCGGACGAGATGCGCGCCTCGGTGAAGGCGCTCGCCGAGCGGTGCTCGCACTGGGTCTCGGTGCTGCCGAACGCCGGCATGCCGGAGAACGAGGACGGGCGGGCGGTCTACAAGCTGTCCCCGGACGACCTCGCCCGCGCGCTCGCCGGCTTCGTGGCCGAGTACGGGGTGGACATCGTGGGCGGCTGCTGCGGCACCACCCCCGAGCACCTGCGCAAGGTGGTCGAGGCGCTGCGCGGCCTGTCCGCGCCGCGGCGCCGCCGCCCCGCGCCCGCCGCCGAGCTGTCGTCCGCCATGAAGGCGGTCCCGCTCGCCATGGAGCCGCGCCCGCTGGTGGTGGGCGAGCGGCTGAACAGCCAGGGCTCGCGCAAGGTGAAGGAGCTGCTGCTCGCCGACGACTACGCCGGCCTGGTGCAGATCGCGCGCGGGCAGGTGGAGGCGGGCGCGCACGTGCTCGACGTGTGCGTGGCGCTGAACGAGCGCGACGACGAGGCGGCGCAGATGCGCACGCTCGCGAAGCTGCTGGCGCAGTCGGTGGACGCGCCGCTCATGATCGACTCCACCGAGCCGGACGTGATCGAGGGCGCGCTCAAGGTCTACCCCGGCCGCTGCATCGTGAACTCGGTCAACCTGGAGAAGTCCGGGGAGCGGGTGCGCCGGGTGCTGCCGCTGGTGCGCCGCTACGGCGCCGCGGTGGTCGCCATGACCATCGACGAGAAGGGCATGGCCCAGACCGCCGAGCGCAAGGCCGAGGTGGCCCGGCGGATCGTGGCGGTGGCGAAGGACCACGGCATCCCGCCGGACAGCCTGGTGTTCGACGCGCTCACGTTCACGCTCGCCACCGGCGGCGAGGAGTACCGCCGGAGCGCGGTCGAGACGCTGGAGGGCATCCGCCGCATCAAGGCGGAGAACCCGGGCGTGCTCACGACGCTCGGCGTCTCCAACGTCTCCTTCGGCCTCGCGAAGAGCGCGCGCGAGGTGGTGAACTCGGTCTTCCTGTACCACGCGGTGCAGGCCGGCCTCGACCTCGCCATCGTCAACCCGAAGGACATCCTCCCCTACCCCGCCATCGACGCGGCGGAGCGGGCGCTCGCAGAGGACCTCGTCTTCGACCGCCGGCCCGACGCGCTGGCGCGGCTCATCGCCCACTTCGGCGCGAAGGGCGCGCCGGAGAAGGCCGCGGTGGACCCGCTCGCCGGCGCCGCCGGCAAGGGCGCCGAGGAGCGCATCCACCTCCAGATCCTGCACCGCCGCCCCGAGGGCATCGAGGCGCTCATCGACGAGGCGCTGACGCGCCGCTCGGCGGTGGACGTGCTGAACCAGGTGCTGCTCCCCGCCATGAAGGACGTGGGCGACCGGTTCGGCGCGGGCGAGCTCATCCTGCCGTTCGTGCTCCAGTCCGCCGAGGTGATGAAGAAGGCGGTCGCGCACCTCGAGCAGTTCCTCGAGAAGAAGGCCGGCGCCACCAAGGGGAACGTGGTCCTCGCCACCGTGTACGGCGACGTCCACGACATCGGCAAGAACCTGGTGAAGACCATCCTCTCCAACAACGGCTTCACCGTGCACGACCTCGGCAAGCAGGTGCCGGTCACGACCGTGCTCGACAAGGCGCTGCAGGTGAACGCCGACGCCATCGGCCTCTCCGCGCTGCTCGTCTCCACCTCGAAGCAGATGCCGTTCTGCGTGGAGGAGCTGCACCGCCGCAACCTGTCCTTCCCGGTGATCATCGGCGGCGCGGCCATCAACCGCCGCTTCGGCTACCGCACGCACTTCGCGCAGGACGGCACCCCGTACGCGGGCGGCGTGTTCTACGCGAAGGACGCGTTCGAGGGGCTGGAGGTGGTCGAGGCCCTGGTGGACCCGGCCCGCCGCGAGGCGCTGAAGCGCGAGGTGCTGCAGAAGGCGGTGGCCGAGAAGGAGCGCCCCGCCGACAAGCCCATGGCGCCCGCGCCCGCGCGCCGCACCGGCGCGGTCGCCCCGGCGGCGCGGATCCCGACGCCGCCGTTCTGGGGGCCGCGGGTGGTGCCCTCCGGCAGCGTGGCGCTCGCCGACGTGTGGCCGCACCTCGACCTCGCCGAGCTGTTCAAGCTGCAGTGGGGCGTGAAGGCGAAGGGGGCCGAGTACGAGCGGCTCGTCCGCGAGGAGTTCGGCCCGAAGCTGGAGGAGCTGAAGGCCGAGGCGCAGGCGCAGGGGTGGCTGGTGCCGAAGGTGGTCTACGGCTACTTCCCCTGCCACGCCGAGGGGAACGACCTCGTGGTCCTCGACCCCACGCACCGCAAGGCCGAGGTGGCGCGCCTGGCGCTCCCGCGCCAGCCGGACGACCGCAACCTGTGCCTCGCCGACTACTTCCGCGAGGAGCGCGGCGCCGACGTGTGCGCGCTGCAGGTGGTCACGGTCGGCGACCAGGCCACCCACCTCGCCGAGCAGGCGCAGGAGCGCGGCGACTACACCCGCGCGCTGTTCCTGCACGGGCTCGCGGTCGAGACCGCCGAGGCGCTCGCCGAGTACTGGCACCGCCAGGTCCGCGCCGAGCTCGGGCTCGCCGACGGCCAGGGCAAGCGCTACTCGCCCGGCTACCCCTCGTGGCCGGAGCTCTCCGACCAGCGGCAGGTGTGGAAGCTGCTCGACCCGGTCCGCACCATCGGCGTCTCGCTCACCGACGCCTGCCAGATGGTGCCGGAGCAGTCCACCAGCGCCATCGTGCTGCACCACCCGGACGCCATCTACTTCCTGGTGCGCGGCCTGGAGCGCGCCGCCGGGTAG
- a CDS encoding helicase HerA-like domain-containing protein, which yields MPDPILVAKAPRAGGAFTDLALLPRLANRHGLVAGATGTGKTVTLRVLAEGFSRLGVPVFLADVKGDLSGLARPGGEAPKLVERAEQLGVALALEACPVAFLDVYGEAGHPLRTTISEMGPLLLARVLGLNDVQAGVLNVAFRVADEGGLLLLDLKDLRAMLEHVSENAAALRARYGNVSPTSVGAIQRALLALESQGGDRLFGEPALALEDLLRTDLSGRGQVTILHAEKLIRAPTLYATLLLWLLSELFEQLPEVGDPEKPRLVFFFDEAHLLFDDAPDELRQKVEQVVRLVRSKGVGVYFVTQNPLDVPDAVLGQLGNRVQHALRAFTPRDQKAVRAAAETFRANPGVDVERAITELGVGEALVSFLDEKGTPHPVERAWVLPPRSRLAPLTAEERAQVMASSPLRGRYDAPVDRESAYERLQRRAEAVTAGPPSPAGRPAAAPRTVGSEAASALGKMAQSAMRAAGTQLGREIMRGILGSMFGGRRR from the coding sequence ATGCCCGACCCCATCCTCGTCGCGAAGGCCCCCCGCGCGGGCGGCGCCTTCACCGACCTCGCCCTGCTGCCCCGGCTGGCGAACCGCCACGGCCTGGTGGCCGGCGCCACCGGCACCGGCAAGACCGTCACGCTCCGCGTGCTCGCCGAGGGCTTCAGCCGGCTCGGCGTCCCGGTGTTCCTGGCCGACGTGAAGGGCGACCTCTCCGGCCTGGCGCGCCCGGGCGGCGAGGCCCCGAAGCTCGTCGAGCGTGCCGAGCAGCTCGGCGTCGCGCTCGCCCTGGAGGCCTGCCCGGTCGCGTTCCTCGACGTGTACGGCGAGGCCGGCCACCCGCTCCGCACCACCATCTCGGAGATGGGGCCGCTCCTGCTGGCGCGCGTGCTCGGCCTGAACGACGTCCAGGCGGGCGTGCTGAACGTGGCGTTCCGCGTGGCGGACGAGGGCGGGCTGCTGCTGCTCGACCTGAAGGACCTGCGCGCCATGCTGGAGCACGTCTCGGAGAACGCCGCGGCGCTCCGCGCGCGCTACGGGAACGTGTCGCCCACCAGCGTCGGCGCCATCCAGCGCGCGCTGCTCGCGCTCGAGTCGCAGGGCGGCGACCGGCTCTTCGGCGAGCCGGCGCTGGCGCTCGAGGACCTGCTCCGCACCGACCTCTCCGGCCGCGGCCAGGTGACCATCCTGCACGCCGAGAAGCTGATCCGCGCGCCCACGCTCTACGCCACGCTGCTCCTGTGGCTGCTCTCGGAGCTGTTCGAGCAGCTCCCGGAGGTGGGCGACCCGGAGAAGCCGCGCCTGGTGTTCTTCTTCGACGAGGCGCACCTGCTGTTCGACGACGCGCCGGACGAGCTGCGGCAGAAGGTCGAGCAGGTGGTGCGGCTCGTCCGCTCGAAGGGCGTGGGCGTCTACTTCGTCACCCAGAACCCGCTCGACGTGCCGGACGCGGTGCTGGGCCAGCTCGGCAACCGGGTGCAGCACGCGCTGCGCGCCTTCACCCCGCGCGACCAGAAGGCGGTGCGCGCCGCCGCCGAGACGTTCCGGGCCAACCCGGGGGTGGACGTGGAGCGCGCCATCACCGAGCTCGGCGTGGGCGAGGCGCTGGTCTCGTTCCTCGACGAGAAGGGAACGCCGCACCCGGTGGAGCGAGCCTGGGTGCTGCCGCCGCGGTCGCGCCTCGCCCCGCTCACCGCGGAGGAGCGCGCGCAGGTGATGGCGTCCTCGCCGCTCCGCGGGCGCTACGACGCGCCGGTGGATCGCGAGTCGGCCTACGAGCGCCTCCAGCGCCGCGCCGAGGCGGTGACGGCCGGGCCGCCCTCCCCCGCCGGCCGCCCCGCCGCCGCGCCGCGCACCGTCGGCTCGGAGGCCGCCTCGGCCCTGGGCAAGATGGCGCAGAGCGCGATGCGCGCGGCCGGGACGCAGCTCGGCCGCGAGATCATGCGCGGCATCCTCGGGTCGATGTTCGGCGGCCGGCGCCGGTGA
- the amrS gene encoding AmmeMemoRadiSam system radical SAM enzyme, producing MIHEARYWEPAAGGKVRCTLCPRDCRIGEGQAGFCFVRRNERGRLVTSAWGRSTGFAVDPIEKKPLAHFHPGARVLSFGTAGCNLGCRFCQNWDISKARLDELRSEVDWTPDRVVALAREAGCPGIAFTYNDPIIWAEYAIDVADAAHAAGLFTVLVTNGYVSPEARRDLFSRADAANVDLKAFTEEFYRRQTFAHLAPVLETLEWLARETSVWTEVTTLLIPGLNDGDAELHELAGWIRDHMGREVPLHFSAFHPAYKLIDRPRTPPATLTRAREIARAEGLRHVYTGNVHDPEGDTTYCPGCGAKVIERDWFAVTAVRMRGGACAACGTRIAGRFGDEAIRLDDGVPMPLGVPV from the coding sequence ATGATCCACGAGGCGCGTTACTGGGAGCCCGCGGCCGGCGGAAAGGTCCGCTGCACGCTGTGTCCGCGCGACTGCCGGATCGGGGAAGGACAGGCGGGGTTCTGCTTCGTGCGGCGGAACGAGCGCGGGAGGCTCGTCACCTCCGCCTGGGGCCGATCGACCGGGTTCGCGGTCGATCCCATCGAGAAGAAGCCGCTCGCGCACTTCCACCCCGGCGCGCGGGTGCTCTCGTTCGGCACGGCCGGGTGCAACCTCGGCTGCCGCTTCTGCCAGAACTGGGACATCTCCAAGGCGCGCCTCGACGAGCTGCGCTCGGAGGTGGACTGGACGCCGGACCGCGTCGTGGCGCTGGCGAGGGAGGCCGGCTGCCCCGGCATCGCGTTCACCTACAACGACCCCATCATCTGGGCGGAGTACGCCATCGACGTGGCCGACGCGGCGCACGCGGCGGGCCTGTTCACGGTGCTCGTGACGAACGGCTACGTCTCGCCGGAGGCGCGGCGCGACCTGTTCTCGCGCGCCGACGCGGCCAACGTGGACCTGAAGGCGTTCACCGAGGAGTTCTACCGGCGCCAGACGTTCGCGCACCTCGCCCCGGTGCTCGAGACGCTGGAGTGGCTGGCGCGCGAGACGAGCGTGTGGACCGAGGTGACGACGCTCCTCATCCCGGGCCTGAACGACGGCGACGCCGAGCTGCACGAGCTGGCGGGCTGGATCCGCGATCACATGGGCCGGGAGGTGCCGCTCCACTTCAGCGCGTTCCACCCGGCCTACAAGCTCATCGACCGGCCGCGCACGCCGCCGGCCACGCTGACGCGGGCCCGCGAGATCGCCCGCGCCGAGGGGCTCCGCCACGTCTACACCGGCAACGTCCACGACCCGGAGGGCGACACCACCTACTGCCCGGGCTGCGGCGCGAAGGTGATCGAGCGCGACTGGTTCGCGGTGACGGCGGTGCGGATGCGGGGCGGCGCCTGCGCGGCCTGCGGCACGCGGATCGCCGGGCGCTTCGGCGACGAGGCGATCCGGCTCGACGACGGGGTGCCGATGCCGCTCGGCGTGCCGGTGTGA
- a CDS encoding sensor histidine kinase has product MLDVADAALRAAVADAVREARRRSAEAVAWMRVALRAAILLVYLPGWHGTAAWHAAALRVSAAYLAVAVGVLVLLRRRWRWEAVALAAAAVDLAFVAVGSWRVVALAGGDLALAIAAGAGNGMMLMVILFAAVALPPAPAAALSVIAIANQMALAAHSGVSWRLVLLVGLILSAAAIVAIRNTLRATALGARLAAESYTASLCRAHGEALARANAEALAQRDEVITAHRQARDLVRLMVHDLKNPLAALLQYLRLAEVELRGQPDAAQVREDLAQAEGEGQRLAEMIGDLLAISRLETGPARLAADPVAIEDLLQAVARSCAAHARERGVTISVRGGDDLVVRLDRDLSRRLLENLVANALRHCRTGDRIELAGEADGEGVRLAVRNSGPPVPPAIRAHLFEKFAPGEAREWTSAGLGLYLCRLVAEAHGGGVALVDTPGWTVSFEARLAPARTGGEAAPRAAAVAPERRPG; this is encoded by the coding sequence ATGCTCGATGTGGCGGACGCGGCGCTCCGCGCGGCGGTGGCCGACGCGGTGCGCGAGGCGCGGAGGCGCAGCGCCGAGGCGGTGGCCTGGATGCGCGTGGCGCTCCGCGCCGCCATCCTGCTCGTCTACCTCCCGGGCTGGCACGGCACGGCCGCGTGGCACGCCGCCGCGCTCCGCGTGAGCGCCGCGTACCTGGCGGTCGCGGTGGGCGTCCTGGTCCTGCTGCGGCGCCGGTGGCGCTGGGAGGCGGTGGCGCTCGCCGCGGCGGCCGTCGATCTCGCGTTCGTGGCGGTGGGCAGCTGGCGGGTGGTCGCGCTGGCGGGCGGCGATCTCGCGCTCGCCATCGCGGCCGGCGCCGGCAACGGCATGATGCTGATGGTCATCCTGTTCGCGGCGGTGGCCCTGCCGCCGGCGCCGGCCGCGGCGCTCTCGGTGATCGCGATCGCGAACCAGATGGCGCTCGCGGCGCACTCCGGCGTGTCCTGGCGGCTGGTGCTGCTGGTCGGCCTCATCCTCTCCGCGGCCGCGATCGTCGCCATCCGGAACACGCTGCGCGCGACGGCGCTCGGGGCCCGGCTCGCGGCCGAGAGCTACACCGCCTCGCTGTGCCGGGCCCACGGCGAGGCGCTGGCGCGCGCGAACGCCGAGGCGCTGGCGCAGCGCGACGAGGTGATCACCGCGCACCGCCAGGCCCGCGATCTCGTGCGCCTGATGGTGCACGACCTCAAGAACCCGCTCGCCGCGCTGCTCCAGTACCTGCGCCTCGCCGAGGTCGAGCTGCGCGGGCAGCCGGACGCGGCGCAGGTGCGCGAGGACCTGGCGCAGGCGGAGGGCGAGGGCCAGCGGCTCGCCGAGATGATCGGCGACCTGCTCGCCATCTCGCGCCTGGAGACCGGGCCGGCCCGCCTCGCCGCGGATCCGGTGGCGATCGAGGACCTCCTGCAGGCGGTGGCGCGGAGCTGCGCGGCGCACGCGCGGGAGCGCGGCGTGACCATCTCGGTGCGCGGCGGGGACGACCTGGTGGTCCGCCTCGACCGCGACCTGTCGCGCCGGCTGCTCGAGAACCTGGTCGCGAACGCGCTCCGCCACTGCCGGACCGGCGACCGGATCGAGCTCGCGGGCGAGGCGGACGGGGAGGGGGTGCGGCTCGCGGTCCGGAACTCCGGGCCGCCGGTGCCACCCGCCATCCGCGCCCACCTGTTCGAGAAGTTCGCGCCCGGCGAGGCGCGCGAGTGGACCAGCGCCGGGCTGGGGCTGTACCTGTGCCGGCTGGTGGCGGAGGCGCACGGCGGCGGGGTGGCGCTGGTGGACACGCCGGGCTGGACCGTCAGCTTCGAGGCGCGGCTCGCCCCGGCCCGGACCGGCGGGGAGGCGGCGCCGCGCGCGGCCGCGGTGGCGCCGGAGCGCCGGCCGGGCTAA
- a CDS encoding bacteriohemerythrin has protein sequence MEWTARLAVGIDDIDAQHQELFRRVNGLVTAMGERRGREELAEVVAFLRAYVDVHFAAEARLMARSRYPGRAFHAAEHAHFRAQVEELAARIAAEGPESHHAVKLAGILCEWLRQHVLLTDRQLADHVRAEDLLDDGWRGGGEG, from the coding sequence ATGGAATGGACCGCGCGGCTCGCGGTCGGCATCGACGACATCGACGCACAGCACCAGGAGCTGTTCCGCAGGGTGAACGGGCTCGTCACGGCCATGGGCGAGCGCCGCGGCCGAGAGGAGCTCGCCGAGGTGGTCGCGTTCCTCCGCGCGTACGTGGACGTCCACTTCGCCGCGGAGGCGCGGCTCATGGCGCGCAGCCGGTACCCCGGGCGCGCGTTCCACGCGGCCGAGCACGCGCACTTCCGCGCGCAGGTGGAGGAGCTCGCCGCGCGCATCGCCGCCGAGGGCCCGGAGTCGCACCACGCGGTGAAGCTGGCCGGGATCCTCTGCGAGTGGCTGCGGCAGCACGTGCTGCTGACCGACCGGCAGCTCGCGGACCACGTGCGGGCGGAGGACCTGCTCGACGACGGGTGGCGGGGCGGGGGTGAGGGGTGA
- a CDS encoding LolA family protein has translation MTPSLALALPLALTLAASAPVTPPAPAEAGRAAAARTLEDPRALARKVQAFYERTRDLEARFRQTYVYAGFGRRQTSSGTLRVKKPGMMRWDYEKPAPKTVAVKGSRLVQYEPEENQAYVDEAFDSSAMSAAVTFLLGKGDLLREFDVSLDGAGALLLRPKEADPRVESIALTVAADGQVTATRVVDGAGNANEIRFEDVRRNVGLPDAAFEVKLPRDVRRIAAPKAQ, from the coding sequence ATGACCCCGAGCCTCGCCCTCGCCCTGCCCCTCGCGCTCACCCTCGCCGCGTCCGCCCCGGTCACGCCCCCCGCCCCCGCGGAGGCCGGCCGCGCCGCGGCGGCGCGCACGCTCGAGGATCCCCGCGCGCTCGCGCGGAAGGTGCAGGCGTTCTACGAGCGGACCCGCGACCTCGAGGCGCGCTTCCGCCAGACCTACGTCTATGCCGGCTTCGGCCGGCGCCAGACGTCCTCCGGGACGCTGCGCGTGAAGAAGCCCGGGATGATGCGCTGGGACTACGAGAAGCCGGCCCCGAAGACGGTGGCGGTGAAGGGCTCGCGCCTGGTGCAGTACGAGCCGGAGGAGAACCAGGCCTACGTGGACGAGGCGTTCGACAGCTCGGCCATGAGCGCGGCGGTGACGTTCCTGCTCGGCAAGGGCGACCTCCTGCGCGAGTTCGACGTCTCGCTGGACGGCGCCGGCGCGCTGCTGCTCCGGCCGAAGGAGGCCGACCCACGGGTCGAGTCCATCGCGCTCACGGTGGCGGCGGACGGGCAGGTGACCGCCACCCGCGTGGTGGACGGGGCCGGGAACGCGAACGAGATCCGCTTCGAGGACGTGCGGCGGAACGTGGGCCTGCCCGACGCCGCGTTCGAGGTGAAGCTCCCCCGGGACGTCCGCCGGATCGCGGCGCCGAAGGCGCAGTAG
- a CDS encoding DUF1684 domain-containing protein codes for MPGNLAPLSFVLLTLVLAACKSRPPADPAFAAEWKGWHDRREERLRMPTGWLALTGLHWLEPGENRIPGLPGTFTLEGGRVTLAAARSDGYVLGGAPLERRALAPDSAGEPDRVQLGASVTLAVIERSGRFAVRVWDAAAPARTGFRGIDAYPPDPRWRIEARWEAYPAPREVEVPSVIGVATRELAPGRARFTVDGREVALEPTVEEDGGLFFVFKDATARDATYGAGRFLSAEAPRDGKVVLDFNRAVNPPCAFSAFATCPLPTPENVLPVRIEAGEKRYGEH; via the coding sequence ATGCCCGGGAACCTCGCGCCGCTCTCCTTCGTCCTCCTCACGCTCGTGCTCGCGGCGTGCAAGAGCCGCCCGCCCGCCGACCCGGCGTTCGCGGCGGAGTGGAAGGGGTGGCACGACCGCCGCGAGGAGCGGCTGCGGATGCCCACCGGCTGGCTCGCGCTCACCGGCCTGCACTGGCTCGAGCCGGGCGAGAACCGCATCCCCGGCCTGCCGGGCACGTTCACGCTCGAGGGCGGCCGGGTGACGCTCGCCGCCGCCCGGTCCGACGGGTACGTGCTCGGCGGCGCGCCGCTGGAGCGGCGGGCGCTGGCGCCGGACAGCGCCGGCGAGCCGGACCGGGTCCAGCTCGGGGCCTCGGTGACGCTGGCCGTGATCGAGCGCTCGGGCCGGTTCGCCGTGCGGGTGTGGGACGCGGCGGCGCCGGCGCGCACCGGGTTCCGGGGCATCGACGCCTACCCGCCGGATCCGCGCTGGCGGATCGAGGCGCGGTGGGAGGCGTACCCGGCGCCGCGCGAGGTGGAGGTGCCGAGCGTCATCGGCGTCGCCACCCGCGAGCTGGCGCCCGGGCGCGCCCGCTTCACCGTGGACGGCCGGGAGGTCGCGCTCGAGCCGACGGTGGAGGAGGACGGCGGGCTGTTCTTCGTGTTCAAGGACGCGACCGCCCGCGACGCGACCTACGGGGCCGGACGCTTCCTGTCCGCCGAGGCGCCGCGCGACGGCAAGGTGGTGCTCGACTTCAACCGCGCCGTGAACCCGCCCTGCGCGTTCTCCGCCTTCGCCACCTGCCCGCTCCCCACGCCGGAGAACGTCCTGCCGGTCCGCATCGAGGCGGGGGAGAAGCGGTACGGGGAGCACTAG